Proteins encoded within one genomic window of Streptomyces sp. NBC_00523:
- a CDS encoding L,D-transpeptidase — protein MTHVAKKAGTRPVTPLLGRGLLAVLALLAVLTGCSGAGSFIGGKGKPQEAIRVTPADRAEDVRADSRVGVEVPDGRLESVRVRRIEDAQEQEVPGRIAEDGHSWAPAKGARLGLAAKYSVDAVAVDGGGHRAARHTTFTTAVPKDRFIGYFKPENRSTVGTGMIVSFEFNRPVTRRAAVERAIRVTADPAVTVAGHWFGKSRLDFRPEEYWQPGTEVTVDIGLADVEGAPGVYGSQRKTVRFTVGREQISRVDSAAHTMEVRRDGQLVSTVPVTAGSPTTTTYNGKMVVSEMHEVTRMDGRTVGFGGEYDIKDVPHAIRLTKSGTFLHGNYWSDDSVFGSTNVSHGCIGLRDVQGGSGSTPAGWFFDRTLIGDVVEVVNSPDKTVAPDNGLGGWNLDWARWRAGSALR, from the coding sequence ATGACTCACGTAGCGAAGAAGGCAGGGACGCGCCCGGTCACCCCACTGCTCGGGCGGGGTCTGCTCGCCGTACTGGCGCTGCTGGCCGTGCTGACGGGCTGTTCGGGCGCCGGTTCGTTCATCGGCGGGAAGGGGAAACCGCAGGAGGCCATCCGGGTCACGCCCGCCGACCGGGCCGAGGACGTCCGGGCGGACAGCCGGGTCGGGGTGGAGGTCCCGGACGGCCGGCTGGAGAGCGTCCGGGTGCGGCGGATCGAGGACGCGCAGGAGCAGGAGGTGCCGGGCCGGATCGCCGAGGACGGCCACTCCTGGGCGCCGGCGAAGGGGGCGCGGCTCGGGCTCGCCGCGAAGTACAGCGTGGACGCGGTCGCGGTGGACGGCGGCGGCCACCGCGCGGCCCGGCACACCACCTTCACCACGGCCGTCCCCAAGGACCGCTTCATCGGCTACTTCAAGCCGGAGAACCGCTCGACCGTGGGCACCGGCATGATCGTCTCCTTCGAGTTCAACCGCCCCGTCACCCGGCGGGCGGCGGTGGAGCGGGCGATCCGGGTGACCGCCGATCCGGCGGTGACGGTGGCCGGGCACTGGTTCGGCAAGAGCCGCCTGGACTTCCGCCCCGAGGAGTACTGGCAGCCCGGCACCGAGGTCACGGTGGACATCGGACTGGCCGACGTGGAGGGCGCGCCGGGGGTGTACGGCAGCCAGCGCAAGACCGTGCGCTTCACGGTGGGCCGGGAGCAGATCTCCCGGGTGGACTCCGCCGCGCACACGATGGAGGTGCGCCGGGACGGGCAGCTCGTCTCCACGGTCCCGGTCACCGCGGGCTCCCCGACGACCACCACGTACAACGGGAAGATGGTGGTGAGCGAGATGCACGAGGTGACGCGGATGGACGGGCGGACCGTCGGCTTCGGCGGCGAGTACGACATCAAGGACGTGCCGCACGCCATCCGGCTGACCAAGTCCGGCACCTTCCTCCACGGAAACTACTGGTCCGACGACAGCGTCTTCGGCTCCACCAACGTCAGCCACGGCTGCATCGGGCTGCGGGACGTCCAGGGCGGCAGCGGCTCCACCCCGGCCGGGTGGTTCTTCGACCGCACCCTCATCGGGGACGTCGTCGAGGTCGTCAACTCCCCGGACAAGACGGTCGCACCGGACAACGGACTCGGCGGCTGGAACCTGGACTGGGCCCGGTGGCGGGCGGGTTCGGCGCTCCGGTAG
- a CDS encoding response regulator transcription factor, whose amino-acid sequence MDREPARVITLIVVDDHPVVRDGLRGMFASAPEFRVLGEAADGVEGVEMAARLDPDVVLMDLRMPGGGGVAAITELTRRGARSKVLVLTTYDTDSDTLPAIEAGATGYLLKDAPREELFTAVRAAAEGRTVLSPAVASRLVSAVRSPAAPGNETLSAREREVLALVARGTSNREIAAELFISEATVKTHLTHLFAKLGVKDRAAAVATGYDRGILG is encoded by the coding sequence ATGGACCGGGAACCCGCGCGCGTCATCACCCTGATCGTCGTCGACGACCACCCCGTCGTACGGGACGGGCTGCGCGGGATGTTCGCCTCCGCACCGGAGTTCCGGGTGCTCGGCGAGGCGGCCGACGGGGTCGAGGGCGTCGAGATGGCCGCCCGGCTCGACCCCGACGTGGTGCTCATGGACCTGCGCATGCCGGGCGGCGGCGGGGTCGCCGCGATCACCGAGCTGACCCGGCGCGGCGCCCGCTCCAAGGTCCTCGTCCTCACCACGTACGACACCGACTCCGACACCCTCCCCGCGATCGAGGCTGGCGCGACCGGCTACCTCCTCAAGGACGCGCCCCGCGAGGAGCTGTTCACCGCCGTCCGGGCCGCCGCCGAGGGCCGGACCGTCCTCTCACCGGCCGTCGCCTCGCGGCTCGTCTCGGCGGTCCGCTCCCCGGCCGCCCCCGGCAACGAGACGCTGTCCGCCCGCGAGCGCGAGGTGCTGGCGCTCGTCGCCCGGGGCACCTCCAACCGGGAGATCGCCGCCGAGCTGTTCATCAGCGAGGCCACCGTGAAGACCCACCTCACCCACCTCTTCGCCAAGCTGGGCGTCAAGGACCGCGCCGCCGCCGTGGCCACGGGCTACGACCGCGGCATCCTCGGCTAG
- a CDS encoding sensor histidine kinase has protein sequence MSAHVTTAEQWWGRFFRYGPYGLLGLSAVVSAVTRNLVMSPADERVAAVLLPAALGLQLWWSRTASGAGPRASVCYFTARTLLAFGLTWCNPFFSIYAVFGYFDAGRVLPQRAFRPGLLAVAVIMALAQSGSPLPPATLMNWIVFGVVLAVHATLTMVFAQIGEREADQDRSRNATITALETANARLEQALAENAGLHAQLLVQAREAGVADERSRLAAEIHDTIAQGLTGIIAQLQAATSTGDTDPDLAREHLVRAAALARHSLGEARRSVHNLLPAALEHDDLPGALKKTVATWSRRTGVRAEFTVTGTVAPLHDEVGATLLRIAEEALANAARHAEASRAGVTLSYMGDEITLDVRDDGRGFDPAALPPYRGAGGFGLGGMRSRAERIAGTVEVETGPGLGTAVSARVPLVPHG, from the coding sequence ATGAGCGCACACGTCACGACGGCCGAGCAGTGGTGGGGGCGGTTCTTCCGCTACGGCCCCTACGGGCTGCTCGGCCTGTCCGCCGTCGTCTCGGCCGTCACCCGGAACCTCGTCATGTCCCCGGCCGACGAGCGCGTCGCCGCAGTGCTCCTCCCGGCGGCGCTCGGGCTCCAGCTGTGGTGGTCCCGCACCGCGTCCGGCGCCGGACCGAGGGCGAGCGTCTGCTACTTCACCGCCCGCACCCTGCTCGCCTTCGGGCTCACCTGGTGCAACCCCTTCTTCTCCATCTACGCGGTGTTCGGCTACTTCGACGCCGGCCGGGTCCTCCCGCAACGCGCCTTCCGGCCCGGGCTGCTCGCGGTCGCCGTCATCATGGCGCTCGCCCAGAGCGGCAGCCCCCTGCCGCCCGCCACCCTGATGAACTGGATCGTCTTCGGCGTCGTCCTCGCCGTGCACGCCACCCTCACCATGGTCTTCGCCCAGATCGGGGAGCGGGAGGCCGACCAGGACCGGTCCAGGAACGCGACCATCACCGCCCTGGAGACCGCCAACGCCCGCCTGGAACAGGCCCTCGCGGAGAACGCCGGGCTGCACGCCCAGCTCCTCGTCCAGGCCCGTGAGGCCGGGGTGGCCGACGAGCGGAGCCGGCTGGCCGCCGAGATCCACGACACCATCGCCCAGGGACTCACCGGCATCATCGCCCAGCTCCAGGCCGCCACCTCCACCGGCGACACCGACCCGGACCTCGCCCGCGAACACCTCGTACGGGCCGCCGCCCTGGCCCGGCACAGCCTCGGCGAGGCCCGCCGCTCGGTGCACAACCTGCTGCCCGCGGCCCTCGAACACGACGACCTGCCCGGCGCGCTCAAGAAGACCGTCGCCACCTGGTCCCGGCGCACCGGGGTGCGCGCCGAGTTCACCGTCACCGGCACCGTCGCACCCCTGCATGACGAGGTCGGCGCCACCCTGCTCCGCATAGCCGAGGAGGCCCTGGCCAACGCGGCCCGGCACGCGGAGGCGTCCCGGGCCGGGGTCACCCTGTCGTACATGGGCGACGAGATCACGCTCGACGTCCGCGACGACGGCCGCGGCTTCGACCCGGCCGCGCTGCCCCCGTACCGGGGCGCCGGAGGATTCGGCCTCGGCGGCATGCGCTCGCGCGCCGAACGCATCGCGGGCACCGTCGAGGTGGAGACCGGACCCGGCCTGGGCACGGCGGTCAGCGCCCGCGTCCCGCTGGTGCCGCACGGCTGA
- the glgX gene encoding glycogen debranching protein GlgX, with protein MSSAAEQQAVPETDAGTESGTAGAVAERVAAAVPGRRPPVVWPGAPMPLGARFRTGPDGVAGTNFALWAGGAEAVELCLFEEDGTETRLPLTELTHEVWHGFVPGVRPGRRYGYRVHGRWDPWTGARWNPAKLLLDPYARAVDGEFTLPAEVYGHVRDWPDQQFADTVRDERDSAPYVPKGVVVHDDDDWADDRRPKTPWADSVIYELHVKGFTRRHPGIPEELRGTYAGLAHPAAIGHLKDLGVTAVELLPVHQFAHEDHLLRRGLSNYWGYNSIGYFAPHAGYSASGTTGGQVGEFKRMVRALHDAGIEVILDVVYNHTAEAGELGPMLSLRGIDNRGYYRLQGDARRYADYTGCGNTLHVVQPNVLRLITDSLRYWVTEMGVDGFRFDLAAALARSMHDVDMLSPFLAVIAQDPVLRRVKLIAEPWDVGNGGYQVGAFPPLWTEWNDHYRDAVRDFWRGALPDVRDLGYRLTGSSDLYAWGGRRPYASVNFVTAHDGFTLRDLVSYQEKHNEANGEENRDGTSDNRAWNCGAEGETDDTDVNALRRRQLRNLLTTLLLSTGVPMLVAGDEMGRTQGGNNNAYCQDNETGWVDWSLLDQPEWRELAALTARVLALRHRHPVLRRRAFFSGRPQAPDGLRDLAWFTGEGTEMTEADWYAPAATVGLYLSGRDIPGRDARGEQVTDDSFLAVLHAGHEPVDFVLPGPPWAQAYELVLDTSREDQAAPPGTVHGGGERLTVPERSVLLLRVRE; from the coding sequence GTGTCGAGCGCAGCCGAGCAGCAGGCAGTACCGGAGACGGACGCGGGGACGGAATCGGGGACCGCCGGGGCGGTGGCGGAGCGGGTCGCCGCCGCGGTGCCCGGGCGCCGCCCGCCGGTGGTGTGGCCGGGGGCGCCGATGCCGCTCGGTGCCCGCTTCAGGACCGGCCCCGACGGGGTGGCGGGCACCAATTTCGCGCTCTGGGCGGGCGGCGCGGAGGCCGTCGAGCTGTGCCTCTTCGAGGAGGACGGCACGGAGACGCGGCTCCCCCTGACCGAGCTCACCCACGAGGTCTGGCACGGCTTCGTCCCCGGGGTGCGGCCGGGCCGCCGGTACGGATACCGGGTGCACGGCCGGTGGGACCCGTGGACGGGCGCCCGGTGGAATCCGGCGAAGCTGCTGCTCGATCCGTACGCCCGGGCCGTGGACGGCGAATTCACCCTTCCGGCCGAGGTGTACGGCCATGTGAGGGACTGGCCCGACCAGCAGTTCGCGGACACCGTACGGGACGAACGGGACTCCGCCCCCTACGTGCCGAAGGGGGTCGTCGTCCACGACGACGACGACTGGGCCGACGACCGCAGGCCGAAGACGCCGTGGGCGGACTCCGTCATCTACGAGCTGCACGTGAAGGGCTTCACCCGGCGCCACCCCGGCATCCCGGAGGAGCTGCGCGGCACCTACGCCGGGCTCGCCCACCCCGCGGCGATCGGGCATCTGAAGGACCTCGGGGTGACGGCGGTGGAGCTGCTGCCGGTGCACCAGTTCGCGCACGAGGACCATCTGCTGCGGCGCGGGCTGAGCAACTACTGGGGCTACAACTCCATCGGCTACTTCGCCCCGCACGCCGGCTACTCGGCGAGCGGCACCACGGGCGGCCAGGTCGGCGAGTTCAAGCGGATGGTGCGCGCGCTGCACGACGCGGGCATCGAGGTCATCCTCGACGTCGTCTACAACCACACCGCGGAGGCGGGCGAGCTGGGCCCGATGCTGTCGCTGCGCGGCATCGACAACCGGGGCTACTACCGCCTCCAGGGCGACGCCCGCCGGTACGCGGACTACACCGGCTGCGGCAACACCCTGCACGTCGTCCAGCCGAACGTGCTGCGGCTGATCACGGACTCGCTGCGGTACTGGGTGACCGAGATGGGCGTGGACGGCTTCCGCTTCGACCTGGCGGCGGCGCTCGCCCGCTCCATGCACGACGTGGACATGCTCTCCCCGTTCCTCGCGGTGATCGCCCAGGACCCGGTGCTGCGCCGGGTCAAGCTCATCGCCGAGCCCTGGGACGTCGGCAACGGCGGCTACCAGGTGGGGGCCTTCCCGCCGCTGTGGACGGAGTGGAACGACCACTACCGGGACGCCGTACGGGACTTCTGGCGCGGCGCGCTGCCCGACGTACGGGACCTCGGCTACCGGCTGACCGGATCGAGCGACCTGTACGCGTGGGGCGGGCGCCGCCCGTACGCCTCGGTCAACTTCGTCACCGCGCACGACGGGTTCACCCTGCGCGACCTGGTGAGCTACCAGGAGAAGCACAACGAGGCCAACGGCGAGGAGAACCGGGACGGCACCTCGGACAACCGGGCGTGGAACTGCGGCGCCGAGGGCGAGACGGACGACACGGACGTCAACGCGCTGCGCCGCCGCCAGCTGCGCAACCTGCTCACCACGCTGCTCCTGTCGACCGGGGTGCCGATGCTGGTCGCGGGCGACGAGATGGGGCGTACGCAGGGCGGCAACAACAACGCGTACTGCCAGGACAACGAGACCGGCTGGGTCGACTGGTCGCTCCTCGACCAGCCGGAGTGGCGGGAGCTGGCGGCGCTGACCGCGCGGGTGCTCGCGCTGCGCCACCGCCATCCGGTGCTGCGCCGCCGGGCGTTCTTCTCCGGGCGGCCGCAGGCCCCGGACGGGCTGCGGGACCTGGCCTGGTTCACCGGTGAGGGCACGGAGATGACCGAGGCCGACTGGTACGCGCCCGCCGCGACGGTCGGGCTCTACCTCTCCGGCCGGGACATCCCGGGGCGGGACGCGCGCGGGGAGCAGGTGACCGACGACAGCTTCCTGGCCGTCCTGCACGCGGGCCACGAACCGGTGGACTTCGTGCTGCCGGGCCCGCCGTGGGCCCAGGCCTACGAACTGGTCCTGGACACCTCGCGGGAGGACCAGGCCGCACCCCCGGGCACGGTGCACGGGGGCGGCGAGCGGCTGACGGTGCCGGAGCGGTCGGTGCTGCTGCTGCGCGTACGGGAGTGA
- a CDS encoding ABC transporter permease, with translation MATAHTAPTAPAAAPRTAVPGAALAVLKAETRLFLREPGSLFWIVVFPTVLLTILGFVPSFRAHDDGLGGRRVIDLYVPVAVLLALIMSGLQAMPPVLTGYRERGILRRMSTTPVRPSALLGAQIALHGAAALVSALLVVAVGRIAYGVRLPDQPFGYLLALLLAVVCVLAIGSLICALSRTTKIAAAAGSLVYFSMMFTAGVWVPVQAMPDALRRVVQATPFGAASQALDQAARGDWPALAYLGAVAAWALAAGWTAIRTFRWQ, from the coding sequence ATGGCCACCGCGCACACCGCACCCACCGCCCCCGCCGCCGCGCCCCGCACCGCCGTGCCCGGCGCGGCGCTCGCCGTCCTCAAGGCGGAGACCCGGCTCTTCCTGCGGGAACCGGGCAGCCTGTTCTGGATCGTGGTCTTTCCGACCGTGCTCCTGACGATCCTCGGCTTCGTCCCCTCCTTCCGGGCGCACGACGACGGACTCGGCGGCCGTCGCGTCATCGACCTCTATGTGCCCGTCGCGGTGCTGCTCGCCCTGATCATGTCCGGGCTCCAGGCGATGCCGCCCGTCCTCACCGGCTACCGCGAACGCGGCATCCTGCGCCGGATGTCCACCACACCGGTGCGGCCCTCCGCGCTGCTCGGCGCGCAGATCGCCCTGCACGGCGCGGCCGCGCTCGTCTCCGCCCTGCTCGTCGTCGCCGTGGGCCGGATCGCCTACGGGGTGCGGCTGCCGGACCAGCCGTTCGGCTATCTGCTGGCGCTGCTGCTCGCGGTCGTCTGCGTCCTCGCCATCGGCTCGCTGATCTGCGCGCTCTCGCGTACGACGAAGATCGCCGCCGCCGCGGGCTCGCTCGTCTACTTCTCCATGATGTTCACGGCGGGCGTCTGGGTCCCCGTCCAGGCCATGCCCGACGCGCTGCGCCGCGTCGTCCAGGCCACCCCCTTCGGCGCCGCGTCCCAGGCCCTGGACCAGGCCGCCCGGGGCGACTGGCCCGCCCTGGCCTACCTCGGGGCGGTCGCCGCCTGGGCCCTCGCGGCCGGGTGGACCGCGATCCGCACGTTCCGGTGGCAGTAG
- a CDS encoding L,D-transpeptidase has protein sequence MNGQPISGTSAGTGGRRRLRGATGLPALAVGALLLLVTACGGGDADAGSADGKAGGVKDQDTSASQAVVTVAPKDGTDDVATSGALKITAAQGKLTVVKVSDPKGGEVEGKIATDGASWVPDHHLASATKYKVHAVAKDAKGRESAKDTSFTTLVPQNTFIGQYTPEDGSTVGVGMPVSIHFTRGITDPEAVEKAIKVTAEPAVPVEGHWFGNDRLDFRPEQYWAAGTKVTVKLNLDGVEGRPGVYGKQAKTVSFTIGRSQVSTVDAKTHRMKVVRDDKQIKDIPISAGAPATTTYNGQMVISEKLRVTRMNGDTVGFGGEYDIKDVPHAMRLSTSGTFIHGNYWGGPGVFGNANTSHGCVGLQDVRGGGSSSTPAAWFFNNSLIGDVVVVKNSNDKTISPDNGLNGWNMSWSEWTK, from the coding sequence TTGAACGGGCAGCCGATATCGGGGACATCGGCCGGGACGGGCGGCAGGCGGCGGCTGCGGGGAGCCACCGGTCTGCCGGCCCTGGCGGTGGGTGCGCTGTTGCTTCTGGTGACGGCGTGCGGCGGGGGAGACGCCGACGCGGGCAGCGCGGACGGCAAGGCGGGCGGGGTCAAGGACCAGGACACCAGCGCCTCGCAGGCGGTGGTGACCGTCGCGCCCAAGGACGGGACCGATGACGTCGCGACGAGCGGCGCGCTGAAGATCACCGCCGCGCAGGGGAAGCTGACGGTCGTCAAGGTCTCGGACCCCAAGGGCGGCGAGGTCGAGGGGAAGATCGCGACGGACGGCGCGAGCTGGGTGCCCGACCACCACCTGGCATCGGCGACCAAGTACAAGGTCCACGCGGTGGCCAAGGACGCCAAGGGCCGTGAGTCCGCGAAGGACACCTCCTTCACCACGCTCGTCCCCCAGAACACCTTCATCGGCCAGTACACCCCGGAGGACGGCTCGACGGTCGGCGTCGGCATGCCGGTCTCCATCCACTTCACCCGGGGCATCACCGACCCGGAGGCCGTCGAGAAGGCCATCAAGGTGACCGCCGAGCCCGCCGTGCCCGTCGAGGGCCACTGGTTCGGCAACGACCGCCTGGACTTCCGGCCCGAGCAGTACTGGGCCGCCGGCACCAAGGTGACCGTCAAGCTCAACCTCGACGGCGTCGAGGGCCGGCCCGGGGTCTACGGCAAGCAGGCCAAGACCGTCTCCTTCACCATCGGCCGCAGCCAGGTCAGCACCGTCGACGCGAAGACGCACCGGATGAAGGTCGTCCGGGACGACAAGCAGATCAAGGACATCCCGATCTCGGCGGGCGCCCCGGCCACCACCACGTACAACGGCCAGATGGTCATCAGCGAGAAGCTGCGCGTGACCCGGATGAACGGCGACACCGTCGGCTTCGGCGGTGAGTACGACATCAAGGACGTGCCGCACGCGATGCGCCTGTCCACCTCGGGCACCTTCATCCACGGCAACTACTGGGGCGGCCCGGGCGTGTTCGGCAACGCCAACACCAGCCACGGCTGCGTCGGCCTCCAGGACGTGCGCGGCGGCGGCAGCTCCTCCACCCCGGCGGCCTGGTTCTTCAACAACTCGCTCATCGGCGACGTGGTCGTCGTGAAGAACTCCAACGACAAGACCATCAGCCCGGACAACGGCCTCAACGGCTGGAACATGAGCTGGTCGGAGTGGACCAAGTAG
- a CDS encoding ABC transporter ATP-binding protein: MAIIEANGVRKSYAGRPVVDGVSFAVDEGEIFGILGPNGAGKTTTVECVAGLRVPDAGTVRVAGLDPVADRARVTGLLGTQLQESELQTKITVREALDLYSAFYPRPADWRPLAERLGLDGKLDTRFHRLSGGQKQRLSIALALVGRPRVVILDELTTGLDPRARRDTWQLIEDIRDGGVTVVLVTHFMEEAQRLCDRIAVIDRGRVVALDTPAGLVAGADGSTVISFTPSAPLPEAELAGLSGAVSYETEGGRVVINGTDETVNAVISLLARLRVTAHRLRVSEATLDDAFLDLTGPVDGPGRTERAA, translated from the coding sequence ATGGCAATCATCGAAGCGAACGGGGTGCGCAAGTCCTACGCCGGCCGCCCCGTGGTCGACGGGGTCTCCTTCGCCGTCGACGAGGGGGAGATCTTCGGGATTCTCGGCCCCAACGGCGCGGGCAAGACCACCACCGTCGAGTGCGTCGCGGGCCTGCGGGTCCCCGACGCGGGCACCGTCCGGGTCGCCGGGCTCGACCCGGTCGCCGACCGCGCCCGGGTGACCGGACTGCTCGGCACCCAGCTCCAGGAGAGCGAACTCCAGACCAAGATCACCGTACGGGAGGCCCTGGACCTGTACAGCGCCTTCTACCCCCGGCCCGCCGACTGGCGCCCGCTCGCCGAACGGCTCGGCCTGGACGGCAAGCTGGACACCCGCTTCCACCGGCTCTCCGGCGGCCAGAAGCAGCGGCTGTCCATCGCGCTCGCCCTCGTCGGCCGGCCCCGCGTGGTCATCCTGGACGAGCTGACCACCGGCCTCGACCCGCGGGCCCGGCGCGACACCTGGCAGCTGATCGAGGACATCCGGGACGGCGGCGTCACCGTCGTGCTCGTCACCCACTTCATGGAGGAGGCCCAGCGCCTCTGCGATCGCATCGCCGTCATCGACCGGGGGCGCGTCGTCGCGCTCGACACCCCGGCCGGTCTCGTCGCCGGGGCCGACGGCTCCACCGTCATCTCCTTCACGCCCTCCGCGCCGCTGCCCGAGGCCGAACTCGCGGGCCTGTCCGGCGCGGTGTCGTACGAGACCGAGGGCGGCCGGGTCGTCATCAACGGCACAGACGAAACCGTCAACGCCGTGATCTCGCTGCTGGCCCGGCTCCGCGTCACCGCGCACCGCCTGCGCGTCTCCGAGGCCACCCTGGACGACGCCTTCCTCGACCTCACCGGCCCCGTCGACGGGCCCGGCCGCACAGAACGGGCAGCCTGA
- a CDS encoding ABC transporter ATP-binding protein, whose protein sequence is MHQEHVEPKDRSAVRSLLRLWPYVKPVRARLSGAALVGIFASCLGLVIPLVLKWIVDGPVADADPGGVWLGALYLLLLGIAEAVLFGVRRWLVARPLAGVEASMRADLYRHLQRLPVAFHDRWPSGQLLSRGTTDLMMVRMFLAFPLTFLLVNATTILVGFVVLLFQEWTLGLVLLAPVVPLVIICSAFEAKYAAVARRAQDQVGDLTTVVEESVLGIRIIKGFGRHRSQAAAFRALAGKLRTTELVKARLLARIWTLITTLPELAIGAALVFGTIEVADGDLSAGTLVAFLSTALALRWPVESIGFLLAMSQEAATATERYFEVMDAAEEEDTGQSAAPGTAGAGGMVFEGVEFRYPDAEEGSAPVLAGIDLRIRPGETMALVGATGSGKTTLTSLVPRLYEATAGRITLDGEDIAAMPRARLRELVSVAFEEPTLFSASVGENVLMGDEGAGEEELLRALSVAQAGFVHELPQGTGTEVGEQGLSLSGGQRQRLALARAVVGRPRFLVLDDPLSALDVHTEALVEAALRQVLAETTAVVVAHRPSTVMLADRVALLSGGRISAVGTHQELLRTNAEYAWLMSGAGDGPGPSGEAGSLGDAGSLGDAQAEPVPEAGAEEAKPVPQAQPVPEPGREARPARDTEPLGAKAPAEEGSTR, encoded by the coding sequence ATGCACCAGGAACATGTAGAACCCAAGGACCGGTCGGCCGTGCGCTCGCTGCTGCGGTTGTGGCCTTACGTGAAGCCGGTACGGGCACGGCTCTCCGGGGCCGCGCTGGTGGGGATCTTCGCCTCCTGTCTGGGCCTGGTGATCCCGCTCGTCCTGAAGTGGATCGTGGACGGCCCGGTCGCGGACGCGGACCCGGGCGGGGTCTGGCTCGGGGCGCTGTATCTACTGCTCCTGGGCATCGCCGAGGCGGTGCTGTTCGGGGTGCGGCGGTGGCTGGTGGCGCGTCCGCTGGCCGGGGTCGAGGCGTCGATGCGGGCGGACCTGTACCGGCATCTGCAACGGCTGCCGGTGGCCTTCCACGACCGTTGGCCGTCGGGGCAGTTGCTGTCGCGCGGCACGACCGACCTGATGATGGTCCGGATGTTCCTGGCCTTCCCGCTGACCTTCCTGCTGGTCAACGCGACCACGATCCTCGTCGGCTTCGTGGTCCTGCTGTTCCAGGAGTGGACGCTCGGCCTGGTGCTGCTCGCCCCGGTCGTCCCACTCGTGATCATCTGCTCGGCGTTCGAGGCGAAGTACGCCGCGGTCGCGCGCCGCGCCCAGGACCAGGTCGGCGACCTGACCACGGTGGTCGAGGAGAGCGTGCTCGGCATCCGCATCATCAAGGGCTTCGGACGCCACCGCAGCCAGGCCGCCGCCTTCCGGGCGCTCGCCGGGAAGCTGCGCACCACGGAGCTGGTCAAGGCCCGGCTGCTCGCCCGGATCTGGACCCTCATCACCACGCTCCCCGAACTCGCCATCGGGGCCGCCCTGGTGTTCGGCACGATCGAGGTCGCCGACGGCGACCTGTCCGCGGGCACCCTGGTCGCCTTCCTGTCCACGGCCCTCGCGCTGCGCTGGCCCGTCGAGTCGATCGGCTTCCTGCTGGCGATGAGCCAGGAGGCGGCGACGGCGACCGAGCGGTACTTCGAGGTGATGGACGCCGCCGAGGAGGAGGACACCGGGCAGTCGGCCGCGCCCGGGACCGCCGGGGCGGGCGGGATGGTCTTCGAGGGCGTCGAGTTCCGCTATCCCGACGCGGAGGAGGGCTCGGCGCCCGTGCTGGCCGGGATCGATCTGCGCATCCGGCCGGGCGAGACGATGGCCCTGGTCGGTGCGACCGGGTCCGGCAAGACCACGCTCACCTCGCTGGTGCCCCGGCTGTACGAGGCGACGGCCGGGCGGATCACGCTGGACGGCGAGGACATCGCCGCCATGCCGCGCGCCCGGCTGCGGGAGCTGGTGTCGGTGGCGTTCGAGGAGCCGACGCTCTTCTCGGCGAGCGTCGGCGAGAACGTGCTGATGGGCGACGAGGGGGCCGGCGAGGAGGAGTTGCTGCGGGCGCTCTCGGTCGCCCAGGCCGGTTTCGTCCACGAGCTGCCGCAGGGCACCGGCACGGAGGTCGGCGAGCAGGGCCTGAGCCTGTCCGGCGGCCAGCGCCAGCGCCTCGCCCTGGCCCGGGCGGTGGTGGGCCGGCCGCGCTTCCTGGTCCTGGACGACCCGCTCTCCGCGCTCGACGTGCACACGGAGGCCCTGGTGGAGGCGGCGCTCCGGCAGGTCCTGGCGGAGACCACGGCGGTGGTGGTCGCGCACCGGCCGTCGACCGTGATGCTCGCGGACCGGGTGGCGCTGCTGTCCGGGGGCCGGATCAGCGCGGTCGGCACCCATCAGGAACTCCTGCGCACCAACGCCGAGTACGCCTGGCTGATGTCGGGCGCGGGGGACGGCCCGGGGCCGTCGGGCGAGGCGGGGTCGTTGGGCGACGCGGGGTCGTTGGGCGACGCGCAGGCCGAGCCCGTGCCGGAGGCCGGTGCGGAGGAGGCGAAGCCCGTACCGCAGGCGCAGCCCGTACCGGAGCCCGGCCGCGAGGCGCGCCCCGCCCGCGACACCGAACCCCTGGGCGCGAAGGCCCCTGCCGAGGAGGGCAGCACCCGATGA